The Streptococcus suis DNA window TAGCGATGAGGGATATTGCGCTTTTTCAAATCCTTTAAGTGAGCTGCAAAATCAATCAACCATTCTAATTCAGCGCGAGTGAAATCTTTTTCCGCTAAAAAATGTCTGCCTTTAAAAATATTTGTCATTATCCTTCTCCTGTTCTTTATACTCAATGAAAATCAAAAGTAGCCTAGCTTCAACTATCTGGGAGATAGTTGAAGGCTGGAAATATTGCGAGCTGTGTTCGCGACATTAAGCCGAAGATAGAACTAGAGTTCATCAAGGCAAGTTGACAACGGATAATTTTGATTTTCGAAGAGTATTACCTTACATTTTTGGTCAGAGTCTTACACCATTCACCATCTTCTAAATAGATTTCGGAAGTTGGCTGATAACCAAGCATCTCATAAAATGTTTTAGCTGTCAACTCAGAATGTATATTTATACATAAAACATTCGTATTTTTGGCATATTTTTCCAGTTTTTGGATAATTTCCCGAGCATATTCCTTCCCACGGTGTGGGGCCAGGGTAGCAATTCGAGTCAATCTTGCAGTTCCAGATTCTGTTAGTAAGAAACAGCCGGTAGAAACTGGCTCGCCATGAATGAGTAGATTGGGATAGACACGTCCAACTTCGTCATATTGATCAAACTCATCTTCTCGTGCGATGGATTTTTCCATTACAAAGACACGATATCTTACGTACATAGAACATGCACGATGCAAAGGCTCACTTCCGATAACCAGTTCAACATCTGGTTCATTCATTTAGATATCCTCTCTGACAAAAGGCATAGACATGCAACGTGGTCCACCACGACCCCGAACTAATTCACTACCGCTAATCTGGATTAACCGAAGACCTTTTGATTCCAGAATAGCATTGGTAATGGTATTTCGTTTGTACACCACGACAACCCAGGTGCGATGGTCAAGGTATTGGAACCATCGTTCCATTGTTCCCGACCAGCAGCTACAATATTTTCACCACCACAACGAATCAAGTCAACTTTTTCAACGCCTAAGTTTGCAGCTAGTAATGCAGCCAAATCACCATGTTCTTCTTCGATATGAAGCTTTTCATTTTCATAAATAACGGAGAAGACACGCAAACTGCCTTCAATTTCTGGGTGAATGGTAAATTTATCATAATCTACCATAGTGAAAACAGTGTCCAAATGCATGAATTTCCGACTATTGGCAAATTCAAATGCAAGGACCTTCTTAAAGCCAACGCCTCTTTCAAATATATTGACGAGTAGTTTTTCAATAGAAGCAGCATCAGTTCGTTGCGAAATACCGACAGCTAATACATCTTTAGACAAATCGAGATGAAGCCACCCTCAATACGTGTGGTTTCATCTCGATTGTAGACCAAAAGTAATCTCTTGGGTCCTGTGCATAATAAATGACCTGTTCCTTAGCAATCTTTCTAAAACGGATATGCCTCGCTAACTGATCAAAAGCTTCTCTGGTAAGTTGTGCAAATGTCTGATGTGTTTTGAGATAATCATACTGTTCATTACTAATCATTCAGAAACCTCCAATCACGACCATCTTCTATGTATCTTTTACCATACGGAATCGATAAAACCTAACATTTGTGGGAGCGCATACAAAATCACTGTAAACAAAAAAATAATCACCTACTCCCACAGCTCCTTCCTAGATGAGAACTGAAACAGGGCAAGAAGTGATTATTCACAATTTCACCTATAATTCTTCTGCAATTTTATTTAACTTACGTAAACGATGGTTAACACCACTTTTGGTGATGGGCTGTGACAGGCTTTCAGCTAACTGCTGGATCGAATAATCAGGGTGTTGAATGCGCAATTGGGCAATTTCCTGTAAATCACCCGATAGCTGGTCTATACCGATTTTGTCCATTATTTTAATAATATTATTAATGGTTTTCATGCTAGCAGTGACTGTCTTGGCAATATTGGCCGCTTCAGCATTGGTGGCACGATTTAAATCATTCCGGGCTTCCCGTAACAATTTCACGTTTTCAAACTCAGTCTTTGCATCTTCTGCCCCAATCACCAAAAGAAAGTCCATAATATCTTCTGCCCGTTGCAGGTAGGTAATGGTTCCCTTTGACCGCTCTATAACCTTTGCATCCAATAAAAATTTCTGCATCAAATTAGCCAAGTCATAGGCATGATCACTATAGACAGAGGCAATTTCCAATTGGTATTTGCCCTTTTCAGGATCCTTTACAGAACCACTTGCTAAAAAAGCTCCACGTAAATAAGCCTGACTCCACGAATCATTTTCCAAAACTCTTGGTGAAATCCCTGTATCCAAACCAAAAAAACTGTCAGCCAGATGGAGATCATTGAGAATCTCGTTGACCCCATCTTCCACAAAAACCGAATAAACACGATTTTTCTTTAAATTTGACTTTTGATGATGCCGAATTTCTGCTTTTATCTGGTAAAAGTGAAAGAACAATTCATAGATATGACGAGCAATCTTGGCGTTTTCAGTGCTAATCGAAAGAGTCAGCCCTGAGAAAGCAAGACCAAGACTACCAGCCAACTTGATAATGGCGGACAGTTCACTTTTGTTTTGATTGGATTGAAGCAGTAATTCTTCTTTGACATGCACTGTGAAACTCATGTTCGCACCTGCAGAATGTTAAATAACTCTTCCACGACTAAATCCCCATCATGGAAGGCACCACCGTTTTCTAGTTTCAAGAAGTTTGAAGAAATGATGCGACAGCCCTGTTCCTCTAAGCCACGAAAATCATGCTTGACCTGCACCAAATACTCATCAAAAGCATGGGTATTCATGTATTCTTTTGGAACAGGCTCAATATTCACTAACACCGTATCCACAAATGGACAGGCCAGATGTGCATTCAACACACTGACGTGATTGGCATCTGTGAAAGACTCTGTCTCACCACGCTGGGTCATGATGTTGCAGATATAGACGACTTGAGCTTCCGTCTCACAGAGGGCTTTTCCAATATCTGGAATCATGATATTTGGCAGGATGGACGTATATAGGGAGCCCGGACCAAGGACAACCAAGTCGCTGTCCATAATCGATTGTACTACTTGACGGCTGGCTTTCGGTTCCCCATCATTATACGTATTCGTCACATAAACATGACCAATCATCCCCTTGTAGTCCGCAATTTTACTTTCACCAACCACTTCTGTCCCATCTGTAAAAACAGCATGAAGCGTTAAAGGTTCCTCACTAGATGGATAGATCCTACCAGTCGTATGAAAGAAACGTGTCAATAAACGCATGGCGTTATATGTAGACCCTTGCATTTCTGAAATACCCGCGATAATCAAATTTCCCAGAGGATGACCAGCCAAGGGACCGTCCGATTCAGCAAATCGATACTGAAAAATCTTTTCATAAAGCCTAGGCGTATCTGACATGGCCAAAAGGACATTGCGCAAGTCACCCGGAGGAGTAACCTGTAAGGCCTGACGAATCTCGCCTGACGAACCTCCATCATCAGCAACAGTCACAATCGCTGTGATATCGGCATCCTTGGCACGAAGGCTCTTCAAAATCACAGGAATCCCCGTACCGCCACCAATCACTGTAATCTTTGGTTTCCTCATGAGCGGTTGACCGTTTCCTTCCGTCTATCCTTGTCGCGATGACTACGGTTGACAATCCAGTTTTTTTCTAAATCGTCGGCAAGACGTTTGGCAAAAGCTACGCTTCTATGTTGACCACCAGTACATCCAATGGCGATGGTCAAAATAGATTTTCCTTCCTTCTGATAGCCTGGCAGAATTGGTTCGATCAAACCAAGCAAATGCTTGTAAAACTCTTCTGATTCCTCATGCTCCATCACGTAATCATAAACAGACTGATCAAGGCCATTCAGTTGCCGTAACTCTGGTTTATAATAAGGATTTGGCAAGAAACGGACATCAAAAACCAAATCCGCATCTAGTGGCAGGCCATATTTAAAGCCAAAGGACATCACTTCAATCCGAAAAGACGGTTGGTTTTCTTGACTGGCAAATTGTTCGGAAATCTCCTTCCGTAAATTACGTGGAGTCAATTCCGAAGTATCAATCACATTTTGACTCATATTTTTCAATGGAGCCAAGAGTTCACGCTCAAGCTGAATACCATCCAATACTCGTCCATCTGTAGCCAGAGGGTGTGAACGACGTGTCTCCTTATACCGTGCAACCAACTCTGTATCGGTCGCATCCAAGAAAAGGATTTTAAAGTCGAGATCTTCTGCGTTTTCAATTTCGTCCAGCACTTCCCGAATCTCAGAAAAGAAAGATCGGCTCCGCATATCAACCACTAGAGCTATCTTGTTGTTATCCTGACTATGACGAATTAATTCTATAAATTTTGGTAAGAGAGTCGGTGGCATATTATCAATGGTAAAATAACCCAAATCCTCAAAGGATTGGATGGCTACAGTCTTACCCGCACCCGACATCCCTGTCACAATGACCAAATGGAGTTTGTCTGACATGGCAGTCCCTCCTGTTCTTTCTCTATTCTCCAATGACTGCTATTACTTCTATCTCAACCTTTACATCACGAGGCAAACGAGCCACCTCAACAGCAGAACGAGCTGGAAACTCAGCTGAAAAAGCAGTTTTGTAGACCTCATTAAATGCTACAAAATCATTCATGTTTTTCAAGAAACAAGTTGTCTTCACCACATGGTCAAAATCTGTCCCAGCTTCTGCCAAAATCGCACCAATATTCTTTAAAACTTGTTCCGTCTGTTCTTGAATGGTTTCCCCAACAACTTCACCAGTTTCTGGTGAAAGAGGAACTTGACCTGAAGCAAATATGAAGTTTCCTACCACTTTTCCTTGTACATATGGTCCAATCGCCGCTGGTGCTTTATCTGTATGAATCGTTTTCATCTGTCAATCTCCTTTTTATTTACTCATACTATTATACCAAAAAACCAGCCTAT harbors:
- a CDS encoding GNAT family N-acetyltransferase, encoding MNEPDVELVIGSEPLHRACSMYVRYRVFVMEKSIAREDEFDQYDEVGRVYPNLLIHGEPVSTGCFLLTESGTARLTRIATLAPHRGKEYAREIIQKLEKYAKNTNVLCINIHSELTAKTFYEMLGYQPTSEIYLEDGEWCKTLTKNVR
- the whiA gene encoding DNA-binding protein WhiA yields the protein MSFTVHVKEELLLQSNQNKSELSAIIKLAGSLGLAFSGLTLSISTENAKIARHIYELFFHFYQIKAEIRHHQKSNLKKNRVYSVFVEDGVNEILNDLHLADSFFGLDTGISPRVLENDSWSQAYLRGAFLASGSVKDPEKGKYQLEIASVYSDHAYDLANLMQKFLLDAKVIERSKGTITYLQRAEDIMDFLLVIGAEDAKTEFENVKLLREARNDLNRATNAEAANIAKTVTASMKTINNIIKIMDKIGIDQLSGDLQEIAQLRIQHPDYSIQQLAESLSQPITKSGVNHRLRKLNKIAEEL
- a CDS encoding YvcK family protein, which translates into the protein MRKPKITVIGGGTGIPVILKSLRAKDADITAIVTVADDGGSSGEIRQALQVTPPGDLRNVLLAMSDTPRLYEKIFQYRFAESDGPLAGHPLGNLIIAGISEMQGSTYNAMRLLTRFFHTTGRIYPSSEEPLTLHAVFTDGTEVVGESKIADYKGMIGHVYVTNTYNDGEPKASRQVVQSIMDSDLVVLGPGSLYTSILPNIMIPDIGKALCETEAQVVYICNIMTQRGETESFTDANHVSVLNAHLACPFVDTVLVNIEPVPKEYMNTHAFDEYLVQVKHDFRGLEEQGCRIISSNFLKLENGGAFHDGDLVVEELFNILQVRT
- the rapZ gene encoding RNase adapter RapZ, whose protein sequence is MSDKLHLVIVTGMSGAGKTVAIQSFEDLGYFTIDNMPPTLLPKFIELIRHSQDNNKIALVVDMRSRSFFSEIREVLDEIENAEDLDFKILFLDATDTELVARYKETRRSHPLATDGRVLDGIQLERELLAPLKNMSQNVIDTSELTPRNLRKEISEQFASQENQPSFRIEVMSFGFKYGLPLDADLVFDVRFLPNPYYKPELRQLNGLDQSVYDYVMEHEESEEFYKHLLGLIEPILPGYQKEGKSILTIAIGCTGGQHRSVAFAKRLADDLEKNWIVNRSHRDKDRRKETVNRS
- a CDS encoding RidA family protein, whose product is MKTIHTDKAPAAIGPYVQGKVVGNFIFASGQVPLSPETGEVVGETIQEQTEQVLKNIGAILAEAGTDFDHVVKTTCFLKNMNDFVAFNEVYKTAFSAEFPARSAVEVARLPRDVKVEIEVIAVIGE